From the Phycisphaerae bacterium genome, one window contains:
- a CDS encoding general secretion pathway protein GspK produces MTFLVPDHGLAARRRGMLIVVVLAIITVLALLGASFSYWMNADLAATKAGNDRQQAHLAAESGVGRVMLLLRKDPSNVEQDPVNMDKWYNNPLAFRRILVWAPDQIGGSESLADQEKIENREAWRFSVVAHELEGEGDRTRMRYGLTDETSKLNLNTATREQLLMLFTQALAGKSTIQDNVTPEALADALKDWIDADDAFSSPQGAESSYYMSLEPAFRAKNRPLETVEELLSLRWFNGRIVYGEDHNRNGYLDPNEDDGPEGLFPPDNGDGMLDRGLLPYITVYSWDHNWANDNRPRLNINQVGLSNPERLPSVFRAVLDEVPAEVLQFIAEIQKIGYKPRSIGELVGLQVYSANKSNYTSFWAAYDQERNEANQLRLIPMEGEGGDANTDNSPSGGSGAQHGGDSDGSTGGGGPEGPNTGGGNRGRDVDTGSRDGGSAADKNPDDSGADEDLEATDPQRKNRTRSQQAVRDRGARGGRPGGGGGRNGAAANDDNSTDDGQADQDRRGGRGQGGAGRGGDQGSGPGAGQDGGRRGDREAGRGGDRRFGGGSDQGLGGGRRAGRGRDDGRGSDARPGEGQDNNAGPSGGFDRGGRVGRGPGGRGPGGRDGSGGRASDNPDGPDSPDGRSGRDGRSGRGGRDGQGGQAGDGRGGDRPARAGDRGGRGGGGRGGSGTQPAGGPTGGGSGTATQPGGEDDSSPKAISPVTAEMLPVLLDRLTVSDMMAQQVGLINVDTAPPEVLVCIPGLTEEEASAIVAKRSQLSGEEKKTPAWLVTSGVLPPERFMLINNSVTARSIQFSADVIGFADHTGTYRRLQVVLEMQGHFARLKYFREISSLGRGYPVWNDQQSEGLTFDAP; encoded by the coding sequence ATGACCTTCCTTGTTCCAGATCATGGACTCGCGGCTCGGCGCCGAGGAATGCTGATCGTCGTGGTCCTGGCGATCATCACCGTGCTGGCCTTGCTGGGGGCGAGCTTCTCCTATTGGATGAACGCTGACCTGGCGGCAACCAAAGCGGGAAACGATCGACAGCAGGCTCATCTAGCCGCCGAATCAGGTGTGGGCCGAGTCATGTTGCTGCTTCGCAAGGATCCTTCCAACGTCGAGCAGGATCCGGTCAACATGGATAAGTGGTACAACAACCCCTTGGCCTTCCGGCGAATCCTGGTCTGGGCGCCGGATCAGATTGGGGGCTCGGAGAGCCTGGCCGACCAGGAGAAGATCGAGAACCGGGAAGCCTGGCGGTTCAGCGTGGTCGCGCACGAGCTCGAGGGCGAGGGCGACCGCACGAGGATGCGGTACGGCCTGACCGACGAGACCAGCAAGCTGAATCTGAACACGGCCACGCGCGAGCAACTTCTGATGCTCTTCACCCAGGCTCTGGCAGGCAAAAGCACGATCCAGGACAACGTCACGCCCGAAGCCCTGGCCGACGCTCTGAAGGACTGGATCGATGCAGATGACGCTTTTTCGTCACCTCAGGGTGCCGAGAGCAGCTACTACATGTCACTGGAGCCGGCTTTCCGGGCAAAGAACCGCCCGCTTGAGACGGTCGAAGAATTGTTGTCCCTCCGGTGGTTCAACGGGCGGATCGTCTACGGTGAAGACCACAACCGGAACGGCTACCTGGATCCGAACGAGGATGATGGTCCGGAAGGTCTGTTTCCACCGGACAATGGTGACGGCATGCTGGATCGCGGGTTATTGCCATATATCACGGTCTACTCCTGGGATCACAACTGGGCGAACGACAACAGGCCGAGGCTGAACATCAACCAAGTTGGACTTTCCAACCCTGAGAGGCTGCCTTCGGTATTCAGAGCGGTTCTTGATGAGGTGCCGGCCGAAGTCCTTCAGTTCATCGCCGAGATCCAGAAGATCGGTTATAAGCCTCGCTCCATTGGGGAGTTGGTAGGACTTCAGGTCTACAGCGCTAACAAGAGCAACTACACGAGCTTCTGGGCGGCGTACGACCAGGAGCGAAACGAAGCCAACCAGCTCCGGCTCATCCCCATGGAGGGGGAGGGCGGCGACGCCAATACTGATAATTCGCCTTCGGGCGGCAGCGGCGCCCAGCACGGGGGGGACAGCGATGGCAGTACTGGTGGAGGGGGGCCGGAGGGGCCGAATACAGGCGGCGGAAATCGTGGTCGGGACGTGGATACCGGGTCGCGGGATGGGGGTTCAGCGGCCGATAAAAACCCGGATGATTCGGGTGCGGATGAGGATTTGGAGGCGACCGATCCCCAGCGCAAGAACCGGACCCGTTCGCAGCAGGCGGTTCGGGACCGCGGGGCTCGGGGAGGCCGCCCGGGCGGTGGTGGTGGGCGGAACGGCGCAGCGGCCAACGACGACAATTCGACGGATGACGGTCAGGCAGACCAGGATCGTCGTGGCGGGCGCGGACAGGGCGGTGCCGGCCGGGGTGGCGACCAGGGGTCCGGGCCTGGAGCCGGCCAGGATGGTGGCCGCCGAGGTGATCGCGAAGCGGGTCGCGGTGGCGATCGGCGATTCGGCGGCGGGTCGGACCAGGGTTTAGGGGGAGGACGGCGGGCGGGTCGGGGTCGAGACGATGGACGAGGTAGCGATGCGCGACCCGGCGAAGGCCAGGACAACAATGCCGGACCGAGCGGTGGGTTCGATCGAGGTGGTCGTGTCGGGCGCGGTCCTGGCGGTCGTGGCCCCGGGGGTCGTGACGGCTCCGGCGGACGAGCGAGCGACAACCCTGACGGGCCGGACAGCCCGGACGGTCGCAGTGGCCGGGACGGGCGCAGTGGTCGGGGTGGCCGCGATGGGCAAGGCGGTCAAGCCGGCGATGGGCGGGGTGGCGACCGGCCGGCTCGGGCCGGTGATCGCGGCGGGCGGGGCGGCGGTGGGCGGGGCGGCAGCGGCACGCAGCCAGCTGGCGGGCCGACCGGCGGCGGTTCGGGGACGGCCACGCAGCCCGGCGGGGAGGACGATTCCAGCCCGAAGGCGATCAGTCCGGTGACTGCGGAAATGCTCCCGGTGCTTCTTGACCGGTTGACGGTGAGCGACATGATGGCACAGCAGGTTGGCCTGATCAACGTGGACACGGCACCCCCGGAGGTGCTGGTGTGCATTCCGGGCCTGACCGAGGAGGAGGCCTCCGCGATCGTCGCGAAGCGCTCGCAGCTCAGTGGTGAGGAGAAGAAGACACCAGCATGGTTGGTGACGAGCGGGGTGCTGCCGCCCGAGCGGTTCATGCTCATCAA